The following are encoded together in the Citrus sinensis cultivar Valencia sweet orange chromosome 1, DVS_A1.0, whole genome shotgun sequence genome:
- the LOC102627357 gene encoding syntaxin-32 — MPVKAAQTSFRDRTFEFQSVAERLRKTVSSQNGPSSSSKADEQRSAVTLQSEFNRRASKIGLGIHHTSQKLAKLAKLAKRTSVFDDPTMEIQELTAVIKQDITALNSAVVDLQLVSNSRNDGISSDTTSHSTTVVDDLKNRLMSATKEFKEVLTMRTENLKVHESRRQLFSSTASKDSANPFVRQRPLATRSAAASTSSSPPPWANGSPSSSQLFPRKQDGESQPLLQQQQHHQQQQHHQQQQQQQMVPLQDSYMQSRAEALQNVESTIHELGNIFNQLATLVSQQGEIAIRIDENMDDTMANVEGAQGALLKYLNSISSNRWLMIKIFFVLIFFLMIFLFFVA, encoded by the exons ATGCCAGTGAAAGCAGCACAGACGTCGTTTAGGGATCGGACTTTTGAATTTCAGAGTGTAGCAGAGAGGCTAAGGAAGACAGTCTCATCGCAGAATGGGCCAAGCAGCAGTTCCAAAGCTGATGAGCAACGATCTGCTGTGACACTTCAGTCTGAGTTCAACCGAAGGGCTTCTAAGATAGGGTTGGGGATACACCACACGTCGCAGAAGCTCGCGAAGCTAGCCAAAT TGGCAAAGAGGACTTCAGTTTTTGATGACCCCACTATGGAAATTCAAGAATTGACAGCTGTCATCAAGCAGGATATTACTGCACTGAACTCTGCTGTGGTGGACCTTCAACTCGTCAGCAACTCTAGAAATGATGGTATCTCCAGTGACACTACTAGTCATTCAACTACAGTTGTAGATGACCTGAAGAATCGTCTGATGAGTGCCACAAAAGAGTTTAAAGAAGTCCTTACCATGCGAACAGAG AATTTGAAGGTTCATGAGAGTAGAAGACAATTGTTTTCTTCCACTGCTTCTAAGGATTCTGCAAATCCTTTTGTTCGTCAGCGTCCTCTGGCTACCAGGTCGGCTGCTGCTAGTACTTCAAGCTCCCCTCCTCCATGGGCTAATGGGTCACCATCTTCCTCTCAGTTGTTTCCCAG gAAGCAGGATGGGGAGAGTCAGCCATTATTGCAGCAGCAACAGCACCATCAGCAACAACAGCACCATcagcaacaacagcaacagcaGATGGTTCCATTGCAAGACAGTTACATGCAGAGCAGAGCTGAAGCTCTTCAGAATGTAGAGTCTACCATCCATGAGCTGGGCAACATCTTCAACCAGCTTGCGACCCTGGTCTCTCAGCAAGGGGAGATTGCTATCag GATTGATGAGAACATGGATGACACCATGGCAAATGTAGAGGGGGCACAGGGAGCTTTGCTCAAGTACCTCAACAGTATATCGTCAAATAGGTGGCTAATGatcaagatattctttgtattgattttttttcttatgattTTCCTATTCTTTGTGGCCTAG
- the LOC102627941 gene encoding protein TIC236, chloroplastic, with product MSGKLHCPFLGNVVYSSLNGRNSGNRLYLDRGKCARRVSHKCKCEKNQNDWIMQAVRFSHFCGKNVELLRKSIGSRNGLVVSCVKEPFVRSKALVKSLEPLWKEGLLLVRCSIIMAVVSGVCLLVWYGQRKAKSFIETKLLPSVCSMLSEYIQRDIDFGKVRRVSPLSITLESCSIGPHSEEFSCGEVHTMKLRVHPFASLRRGKIVIDAVLSHPTVLIAQKKDFSWLGLPSSEGGGLQRHFSTEEGIDYRTKTRRLAREEATDRWYRDRDGMAREAAVVGYIVSENSSCQLEDEALREASHSTKLAISENFKCMDDKMHWGDHHCMDTGVDYDMKHAELERSFGVKIPGSGLRFWSKAIKGPKKHKFKKVNGSDMSVAGVTAKRRILERSAFAAQAYFQGLVQGKSDEPSQTSANDDVLNFDNILVKSEGDTSAGTYSDVTSHQDRLLADNLNGKQQEDAKVHHLTANKNVHGLLNEFDFIRDPFLMTVGRLSGVRKVRDNLLSAPSIVGTETNSCSVKGEDLAGGDVNKCMDNNSPESQGVCASQISTSINSEPQDAMFDSISIWPLGLKSSLLSFWGNVRELLSTFLAPFKELKSGVAPNVEDVVAELVDGVYIVQNEGIVKMLPFVLDSVHFKGGTLMLLAYGDREPREMENASGHVKFQNHYGRVHVQVSGNCKMWRSDTISGDGGWLSADVFVDSIEQQWHGNLKIMNLFVPLFERILEIPIMWSKGRATGEVHLCMSTGETFPSLHGQLDITGLAFRIFDAPSSFSDISTSLCFRGQRIFLHNASGWFGSVPLEASGDFGIHPEEGEFHLMCQVPCVEVNALMRTFKMKPLLFPLAGSVTAVFNCQGPLDAPIFVGSGMVSRKMSYSVSDVPVSAAMEAMLKSKEAGAVAAFDRVPFSYVSANFTFNTDNCVADLYGIRASLVDGGEIRGAGNAWICPEGEVDDRAIDVNFSGNVSFDKIAHRYISDYLQLMPLKLGDLSGETKLSGSLLRPRFDIKWIAPKAEGSFTDARGAIMISHDCITVSSSSAAFELYTEVQTSYPDDYWIDRKESDVKGAIPFTVEGVDLDLRMRGFEFFSLVSYPFDSPRPTHLKATGKIKFQGKVLKPCSESTVQNFDSDKNMEMTNKANKQSLVGEVSVSGLKLNQLTLAPQLVGPLSISRDHIKMDATGRPDESLAVELVGPLQPSSEDNSQNEKLLSFSLQKGQLKANVCFRPLQSITLEVRHLPLDELELASLRGTIQRAEIQLNLQKRRGHGLLSVLRPKFSGLLGEALDVAVRWSGDVITVEKTILEQINSRYELQGEYVLPGTRDRNFSGKERDGLFKRAMTGHLGSVISSMGRWRMRLEVPRAEVAEMLPLARLLSRSADPAVRSRSKDLFIQSLQSVGIYAENLQDLLEVVQKHYASSNEVILEDLSLPGLAEFKGRWRGSLDASGGGNGDTMAEFDFHGEDWEWGTYRTQRVLAVGAYSNDDGLRLEKMFIQKDNATIHADGTLLGPKSNLHFAVLNFPVSLVPTVVQVIESSATDAIHSLRQLLAPIRGILHMEGDLRGNLAKPECDVQVRLLDGAIGGIDLGRAEIVASLTSTSRFLFNAKFEPIIQNGHVHIQGSVPVSLVQNSTSEEEDVETDKSGAAWVPGWVKERNRGSADVTGEKINLRDRTEEGWDTQLAESLKGLNWNILDVGEVRVDADIKDGGMMLLTALSPYAKWLQGNADIMLQVRGTVEQPVLDGSASFHRASISSPVLRKPLTNFGGTVHVKSNRLCITSLESRVSRRGKLFIKGNLPLRTNEASLGDKIDLKCEVLEVRAKNILSGQVDTQMQITGSILQPTISGNIKLSHGEAYLPHDKGSGTAPFNRLEANQSRLPGGGINRAVASRYVSRFFSSEPAASMTKFPRPSVKSAADEKEMEQVNIKPNVDIRLSDLKLVLGPELRIVYPLILNFAVSGEIELNGPSHPKLIKPKGILTFENGDVNLVATQVRLKREHLNIAKFEPEHGLDPMLDLALVGSEWQFRIQSRGSNWQDKIVVTSTRSMEQDVLSPTEAARVLESQLAESILEGDGQLAFKKLATATLETLMPRIEGKGEFGQARWRLVYAPQIPSLLSVDPTVDPLKSLANNISFGTEVEVQLGKRLQASIVRQMKDSEMAMQWTLIYQLTSRLRVLLQSAPSKRLLFEYSATSQD from the exons ATGAGTGGGAAACTTCACTGTCCATTTCTTGGAAATGTAGTGTATAGCTCTTTAAATGGTAGAAACTCTGGCAATCGTCTTTATTTGGATAGGGGGAAATGTGCGAGAAGGGTATCTCACAAGTGTAAGTGTGAGAAAAACCAGAATGATTGGATAATGCAAGCGGTTAGGTTTTCACATTTTTGTGGGAAAAATGTAGAGCTATTGAGGAAATCCATTGGGTCAAGGAATGGTTTGGTGGTGAGTTGTGTGAAAGAACCCTTTGTGCGGAGTAAGGCTCTGGTGAAGTCATTGGAACCATTGTGGAAAGAGGGTTTGTTATTAGTGAGGTGTTCTATTATCATGGCTGTAGTATCTGGGGTGTGCTTATTGGTTTGGTATGGGCAAAGAAAAGCAAAGAGTTTTATTGAGACCAAGCTTTTGCCCTCTGTTTGTTCAATGCTTAGTGAATATATCCAGCGTGATATTGATTTTGGTAAGGTTCGAAGAGTTTCACCTTTGAGCATTACTTTGGAGTCATGCTCTATTGGGCCTCATAGCGAGGAGTTTTCATGTGGTGAGGTACATACTATGAAACTTCGTGTTCACCCCTTTGCTAGTTTGAGGAGGGGAAAGATAGTGATTGATGCTGTCTTGTCTCATCCAACAGTATTAATTGCACAAAAGAAGGATTTTTCTTGGTTAGGGTTACCCTCATCTGAAGGTGGTGGTCTGCAGAGGCACTTCTCCACCGAAGAAGGGATTGATTATCGTACCAAAACCAGGAGGCTTGCGAGAGAGGAAGCAACTGATCGCTGGTACAGAGATAGGGATGGTATGGCTCGGGAAGCTGCAGTGGTAGGTTATATTGTTTCTGAGAATAGTTCATGCCAACTCGAGGATGAAGCTTTGCGGGAGGCAAGTCATTCAACAAAACTAGCTATCTCTGAGAATTTTAAATGCATGGATGATAAGATGCATTGGGGAGATCATCATTGCATGGACACAGGTGTTGATTACGATATGAAGCATGCAGAGTTGGAGAGATCGTTTGGTGTCAAGATTCCTGGATCAGGACTAAGGTTCTGGTCTAAAGCGATAAAAGGACCAAAAAAGCACAAGTTTAAGAAAGTAAATGGAAGTGATATGTCCGTAGCTGGTGTTACTGCCAAAAGACGAATCCTTGAGCGTAGTGCATTTGCAGCACAAGCATATTTCCAGGGTCTAGTACAAGGGAAGTCCGATGAACCTTCTCAGACATCTGCAAATGATGATGTATTGAACTTTGACAACATTTTGGTGAAAAGTGAGGGAGATACTAGTGCTGGCACTTATTCCGATGTGACTAGTCATCAAGATCGGTTACTGGCTGATAATTTGAATGGAAAACAACAGGAGGATGCAAAAGTTCATCATCTTACTGCTAACAAAAATGTCCATGGCTTGttaaatgaatttgatttcatACGTGATCCATTCCTTATGACTGTAGGTAGACTTAGTGGAGTTAGAAAGGTCAGGGACAATTTGCTATCTGCTCCTAGTATTGTAGGAACGGAGACAAATAGTTGTAGTGTAAAGGGTGAGGACTTGGCAGGTGGTGATGTAAATAAATGTATGGATAACAATTCACCTGAGAGTCAAGGGGTATGTGCATCTCAGATTTCAACTTCCATAAATTCTGAGCCTCAGGATGCAATGTTTGATTCAATTTCCATTTGGCCGCTTGGCTTGAAATCAAGCTTACTCTCTTTTTGGGGAAATGTGAGGGAATTATTGTCTACTTTTTTGGCTCCATTTAAGGAGTTGAAGTCAGGTGTGGCACcaaatgttgaagatgttgttGCAGAACTTGTTGATGGGGTATATATAGTGCAGAATGAAGGAATCGTGAAGATGCTTCCGTTTGTACTGGATTCTGTTCATTTCAAAGGCGGAACACTAATGTTGCTTGCATACGGTGATAGGGAGCCTAG AGAGATGGAGAATGCCAGTGGACATGTGAAGTTTCAGAATCACTATGGCCGAGTGCATGTACAAGTAAGTGGCAACTGTAAGATGTGGAGATCAGATACAATTTCTGGCGATGGTGGCTGGTTGTCTGCTGATGTTTTTGTAGACAGTATAGAGCAGCAATGGCatggaaatttgaaaattatgaatttatttgttCCG CTTTTTGAAAGGATTCTAGAAATTCCAATAATGTGGTCCAAGGGGAGAGCTACTGGTGAG GTTCACTTATGCATGTCCACGGGGGAAACATTTCCAAGTCTTCATGGACAACTTGACATAACAGGATTGGCCTTTCGAATATTTGATGCCCCATCTTCGTTTTCT GATATTTCAACAAGTTTATGTTTCCGTGGTCAAAGAATATTCCTACACAATGCAAGTGGCTGGTTTGGCAGTGTTCCTTTGGAAGCTTCAGGAGATTTTGGCATTCATCCTGAGGAAGGGGAGTTTCATCTGATGTGCCAG GTTCCTTGTGTGGAAGTAAATGCTTTGATGAGAACTTTCAAGATGAAGCCTTTGCTGTTCCCA TTGGCTGGTTCTGTAACTGCTGTGTTTAACTGTCAAGGCCCATTAGATGCACCTATATTCGTGGGAAGTGGAATGGTTTCTAGAAAGATGTCTTATTCTGTTTCTGATGTTCCTGTGTCTGCTGCTATGGAAGCAATGTTGAAAAGCAAGGAGGCTGGGGCTGTGGCAGCTTTTGACCGTGTTCCATTTTCATATGTATCAGCTAACTTTACTTTTAATACTGATAATTGT GTTGCTGACTTATATGGAATTAGAGCTAGCCTTGTTGATGGTGGCGAAATTCGTGGGGCAGGGAATGCATGGATTTGCCCAGAG GGTGAGGTGGATGATAGAGCAATAGATGTAAATTTCTCTGGAAATGTGTCCTTTGATAAAATTGCACATCGTTATATATCGGATTACCTTCAACTGATGCCGCTCAAATTAGGGGATTTAAGTGGAGAGACAAAACTTTCTGGATCTCTTCTGAGACC gAGGTTTGACATTAAATGGATTGCACCAAAAGCAGAAGGGTCTTTTACTGATGCTCGAGGAGCTATCATGATCTCCCATGATTGTATCACTGTTAGTTCTTCATCTGCTGCTTTTGAATTGTACACTGAAGTTCAAACATCTTATCCCGATGACTACTGGATAGATAGAAAGGAGTCTGATGTGAAGGGTGCAATACCATTTACTGTAGAAGGTGTTGATTTGGACTTGCGCATGCGTGGTTTTGAGTTTTTCAGCCTGGTCTCTTATCCTTTTGATTCTCCAAGACCCACACACTTGAAAGCAACTGGGAAGATAAAATTTCAGGGAAAGGTTCTTAAGCCATGTAGTGAATCTACCGtgcaaaattttgattctgaCAAGAACATGGAAATGACAAATAAAGCAAACAAACAGAGTCTTGTCGGGGAGGTGTCAGTTTCAGGTCTGAAACTGAATCAGTTGACACTGGCACCACAGTTGGTTGGACCGTTGAGTATTTCACGTGACCATATCAAG ATGGATGCCACAGGTAGACCAGATGAAAGTTTGGCAGTGGAGCTGGTGGGACCATTGCAGCCTAGTTCTGAAGACAACTCGCAGAATGAGAAATTGTTGTCTTTTTCCTTGCAGAAGGGGCAACTAAAAGCTAATGTCTGTTTTCGACCATTGCAGTCAATTACATTGGAG GTACGCCATTTGCCACTTGATGAATTGGAGCTGGCTTCACTTCGTGGAACAATACAAAGG GCAGAGATTCAGCTTAATCTTCAGAAAAGAAGGGGTCATGGTCTCTTATCTGTACTTCGGCCAAAATTCAGTGGTTTGCTCGGTGAAGCCCTAGATGTGGCCGTCAGATGGAGTGGAGATGTT ATCACTGTTGAAAAAACTATTTTGGAGCAAATCAATAGCCGTTATGAGCTTCAAGGTGAATATGTCTTGCCTGGTACACGTGATCGGAACTTTTCTGGAAAGGAAAGGGATGGCTTGTTTAAAAGGGCTATGACTGGGCATTTGGGTAGTGTCATATCTTCAATGGGAAGGTGGAGAATGCGACTTGAAGTTCCTCGGGCTGAGGTTGCTGAGATGCTTCCACTTGCTAGACTTCTTTCTCGAAGTGCAGATCCTGCTGTTCGCTCAAGATCAAAG GACCTTTTTATACAAAGTTTGCAGTCAGTGGGAATATATGCTGAAAACCTTCAGGACCTGCTCGAG GTTGTACAGAAGCATTATGCTTCATCAAATGAAGTTATTCTTGAAGACTTGAGTCTTCCAGGTTTAGCTGAATTCAAAGGCCGCTGGCGTGGCTCTCTTGATGCAAGTGGTGGAGGCAATGGGGATACTATG GCAGAATTTGACTTTCATGGAGAGGATTGGGAGTGGGGAACTTACAGAACTCAGCGTGTTCTGGCTGTTGGCGCGTACAGCAATGATGATGGTCTGCGCCTTGAGAAAATGTTTATCCAAAAAGATAATGCCACGATCCATGCTGATGGGACACTGCTGGGGCCGAAATCCAATCTTCATTTTGCTGTTCTAAATTTTCCTGTCAGTCTAGTCCCTACTGTTGTTCAGGTCATTGAATCTTCAGCTACTGATGCCATTCATTCTTTGCGACAATTGTTAGCACCAATTAGGGGTATATTGCACATGGAAGGAGATCTAAGAGGTAATCTTGCAAAACCAGAGTGTGATGTTCAGGTAAGGCTCCTGGATGGTGCCATTGGTGGCATTGATCTTGGACGAGCTGAAATAGTTGCTTCATTAACATCAACCAGTCGTTTTCTGTTTAATGCAAAATTTGAACCAATCATCCAAAATGGCCATGTACATATACAAGGAAGTGTTCCTGTCAGTTTGGTCCAAAATAGTACGTCAGAGGAAGAAGATGTGGAAACAGATAAAAGTGGAGCAGCTTGGGTTCCTGGTTGGGTGAAGGAAAGGAATAGAGGGTCTGCTGATGTAACTGGTGAGAAGATAAATCTTCGAGATAGAACTGAAGAAGGTTGGGATACTCAATTAGCAGAAAGCCTTAAAGGTTTGAACTGGAACATTTTAGATGTTGGTGAAGTGAGAGTTGATGCTGATATAAAGGATGGGGGCATGATGCTGCTGACAGCTTTATCTCCTTATGCCAAGTGGCTTCAGGGCAATGCTGATATTATGCTTCAG GTCAGAGGTACAGTTGAGCAACCTGTCCTTGATGGATCTGCGTCATTCCATAGAGCATCTATATCTTCACCAGTACTTCGGAAACCACTCACAAATTTTGGAGGCACTGTACATGTGAAATCAAATAGGTTATGTATCACTTCACTGGAAAGCAGGGTAAGCAGAAGGGGCAAGCTGTTCATAAAAGGCAATCTGCCCCTGAGAACAAATGAAGCATCActtggtgataaaattgatttgaagtGTGAAGTTCTGGAAGTACGGGCGAAGAATATATTAAG TGGCCAGGTCGATACTCAGATGCAAATAACTGGCTCTATTCTGCAACCAACCATTTCGGGGAATATTAAATTGAGCCACGGTGAAGCATATCTACCTCATGATAAGGGTAGTGGAACTGCTCCTTTCAACAGATTGGAGGCAAATCAGTCCAGGCTTCCAGGTGGTGGAATCAATCGTGCAGTTGCTTCTCGATATGTTTCACGGTTTTTTAGCTCTGAACCTGCTGCTTCAATGACCAAATTTCCTCGACCATCAG TTAAATCAGCTGCAGATGAAAAGGAGATGGAGCAAGTTAATATTAAGCCTAATGTAGATATCCGGCTAAGTGATTTGAAGCTTGTTTTAGGGCCAGAATTGAGGATAGTTTATCCTTTGATTCTTAATTTTGCTGTCAGTGGAGAGATTGAGTTAAATGGTCCTTCACATCCCAAGTTGATAAAGCCCAAAGGCATTCTAACTTTTGAGAATGGTGATGTTAATCTTGTTGCAACTCAA GTGAGGCTCAAGCGAGAGCATCTAAATATAGCCAAATTTGAGCCCGAGCATGGACTGGACCCAATGCTAGACTTAGCTTTGGTAGGATCAGAGTGGCAATTCAGGATTCAAAGTCGAGGCAGCAATTGGCAGGACAAGATTGTAGTTACATCAACACGTTCCATGGAACAAGATGTCCTCTCACCTACGGAG GCTGCAAGAGTCCTTGAGAGCCAATTGGCAGAATCCATACTAGAAGGTGATGGCCAACTTGCATTCAAAAAGCTTGCAACAGCAACACTTGAAACACTGATGCCAAGAATAGAAGGAAAGGGAGAGTTTGGTCAGGCTAGGTGGAGGCTGGTGTATGCCCCGCAGATACCTAGTTTGCTCTCTGTTGATCCGACTGTTGATCCTCTTAAATCTCTGgccaataatatttcatttggtacaGAAGTTGAAGTTCAGCTTGGGAAACGTCTCCAG GCCTCTATTGTTAGGCAGATGAAAGACTCGGAGATGGCTATGCAATGGACATTGATCTATCAGCTTACAAGCCGCCTGAGAGTGCTCCTACAATCTGCTCCTTCCAAACGCCTCCTTTTTGAGTATTCTGCAACATCACAGGACTAA
- the LOC102627654 gene encoding uncharacterized protein LOC102627654 has translation MVGGGRRDDGSLVINNTNVFAALETLRKKKKSDKEKGSSKSKGSSKSQQQNKQTEEPKVFWAPSPLKVKSWADVDDDDDDDYYATTAPPPVAWGSSDAPAPSQEEEEKPANVEESESEEDILDEGDDEVEEEHDREPEVPVHHEPVVKPPEVSVVPKESERQLSKKERKKKELAELDALLADFGVAPKEGSNSQNESHDVAQDKKDAELNGEEERKENAPGESKSAKKKKKKDKSSKDVKESHEQPNNSDATNDPDNAGGSEHADDDASAVDVKGRLKKLASSKKKKSSKEMDAAAKAAAQEAAARNARLAAAKKKEKNHYNQQPVR, from the exons ATGGTCGGTGGTGGAAGGAGAGACGATGGATCGCTGGTGATCAACAACACGAACGTGTTTGCTGCTTTGGAGACTctaaggaagaagaagaagtccGATAAAGAGAAAGGGTCATCGAAAAGCAAAGGTTCCTCGAAATCGCAGCAGCAGAACAAACAGACCGAGGAGCCAAAGGTGTTCTGGGCCCCTTCGCCGTTGAAAGTTAAGTCGTGGGCTGACGTCGATGacgatgacgatgatgattaCTACGCCACCACGGCTCCTCCCCCGGTCGCATGGGGATCGTCTGACGCGCCGGCGCCGAGCCAAGAGGAGGAGGAGAAGCCCGCCAACGTCGAG GAGAGTGAAAGTGAAGAAGATATCCTAGATGAAGGGGATGACGAGGTAGAGGAAGAGCATGATCGTGAACCTGAGGTCCCAGTGCACCATGAGCCTGTGGTGAAGCCTCCTGAAGTTTCTGTAGTACCTAAGGAGTCAGAAAGGCAACTCTCGAAGAaggagaggaagaagaaagaacTGGCAGAGCTTGATGCTCTTCTAGCTGATTTTGGGGTTGCCCCAAAAGAGGGAAGTAATAGCCAAAATGAATCACATG ATGTTGCACAAGACAAGAAAGATGCAGAGCTAAATGGAGAGGAAGAAAGGAAGGAAAATGCACCTGGTGAATCTAAAAGTgctaagaagaagaaaaagaaggataAATCTTCCAAAGATGTGAAGGAATCGCATGAGCAGCCTAATAATTCGGATGCCACTAATGATCCAGATAATGCTGGTGGATCTGAACACGCAGATGATGATGCATCTGCTGTTGATGTGAAAGGACGGTTAAAGAAGTTGGCTTCTTCTAAGAAGAAGAAGTCTAGTAAAGAGATGGATGCTGCTGCAAAAGCAGCGGCCCAAGAGGCTGCTGCAAGAAATGCAAGGCTTGCTGCAGctaagaaaaaagagaagaaccATTATAACCAGCAGCCAGTGCGGTAA